In one window of Leptospira sp. GIMC2001 DNA:
- a CDS encoding SF0329 family protein, with translation MSRWSKLQSEIYKLMDAKMNIQIHCSVYQKVSQKSKINFPRYWITLDKEIIWDYPKSFINNQEYPFLSDNNYPYINEISDISNLIREYINTPFKDLFSKIFSNDKWGLSDILKASDRRIGNRRLKKLRECNENTAVIKILSHRLNLK, from the coding sequence ATGAGTAGATGGAGTAAATTGCAATCGGAAATTTATAAACTGATGGATGCGAAAATGAATATTCAGATTCATTGTTCAGTTTATCAAAAAGTTAGTCAGAAAAGTAAAATAAATTTTCCACGATATTGGATTACATTAGATAAGGAAATCATTTGGGATTACCCCAAAAGTTTCATTAATAATCAAGAGTATCCGTTTCTGAGTGACAATAATTACCCGTATATCAATGAAATATCAGATATATCTAATTTAATTAGAGAGTATATCAACACACCTTTTAAAGACTTATTCTCAAAAATATTTTCAAATGACAAATGGGGCTTATCCGATATTTTGAAAGCAAGCGATCGTAGAATTGGTAATCGAAGATTGAAGAAACTACGTGAATGCAATGAAAATACGGCGGTAATAAAAATCCTCTCTCATCGTTTAAATCTAAAATAG